The following proteins come from a genomic window of Macadamia integrifolia cultivar HAES 741 chromosome 14, SCU_Mint_v3, whole genome shotgun sequence:
- the LOC122062138 gene encoding uroporphyrinogen decarboxylase 1, chloroplastic isoform X1, whose product MSLPSLTSSHCCSIGWSSSSLFAQLGLLPHDTEIKGYSKRKFSQKRFPRACLSSSDPLLVKAARGYPVSRPPAWMMRQAGRYMAVYRKLAEKYPSFRERSETIDLIVEISLQPWNAFHPDGVIIFSDILTPLPAFGVPFDIEEVKGPVIQSPISSEEGLKALHPIDLEKLHFVGDSLRMLRQEVGGKAAVLGFVGAPWTIATYIVEGGTTRTYTAIKSMCHTAPHVLKALLSHLTQAISDYIIFQVDSGAQCVQIFDSWGGQLPPNMWELWSRPYIEQIVDAVRKKCPETPLVLYINGNGGLLEHMQGTGVDVIGLDWTVDMADGRKRLGTGISIQGNVDPAYLFSPHSVLTDEILRVVRCAGPRGHILNLGHGVLVGTPEESVAHFFDVARSLKYETSGEECMEEKPTLIV is encoded by the exons ATGAGTCTCCCTTCTCTAACAAG CAGCCATTGTTGCTCGATCGGTTGGAGCTCGTCGAGCTTGTTCGCGCAGCTAGGGTTACTTCCACATGACACAGAAATTAAGGGTTACTCCAAACGGAAGTTTAGTCAGAAGAGATTTCCCAGGGCGTGTTTATCTTCTTCGG ATCCACTTTTAGTCAAGGCTGCAAGAGGATATCCTGTCAGTCGGCCTCCAGCATGGATGATGCGGCAAGCAGGAAGGTATATGGCTGTTTATAGAAAGCTTGCAGAGAAATACCCATCCTTCAGGGAGAGGTCAGAGACAATTGATCTCATTGTCGAAATTTCTTTGCAGCCTTGGAATGCTTTCCATCCTGATGGGGTCATTATTTTCTCTGACATACTTACCCCTCTACCTGCATTTGGCGTTCCCTTTGACATAGAAGAAGTAAAAGGCCCTGTTATTCAGTCTCCAATTTCTTCTGAAGAGGGATTGAAAGCCTTGCATCCCATTGACTTAGAGAAACTTCATTTTGTGGGTGACTCTCTGAGAATGCTGCGCCAGGAG GTTGGGGGGAAAGCAGCAGTCCTAGGTTTCGTGGGTGCTCCGTGGACAATTGCTACATATATAGTGGAGGGGGGTACTACTCGCACGTACACAGCCATAAAAAGCATGTGCCATACAGCACCACATGTATTGAAGGCTCTTCTATCTCATCTAACACAGGCAATATCTGACTATATCATTTTTCAAGTAGATTCTGGGGCGCAGTGTGTACAAATCTTTGATTCATGGGGTGGACAGCTACCACCTAATATGTGGGAGCTTTGGTCAAGACCTTATATTGAACAG ATTGTGGATGCAGTGAGGAAGAAGTGCCCTGAAACACCACTAGTCCTCTACATCAATGGCAATGGTGGTCTTCTTGAGCACATGCAAGGAACTGGGGTTGATGTCATCGGTCTTGACTGGACGGTGGATATGGCAGATGGGAGGAAACGACTGGGTACTGGAATTTCTATACAGGGAAATGTTGACCCAGCCTACCTGTTTTCTCCACATTCTGTCTTGACAGATGAAATCCTCAG AGTTGTGAGATGCGCCGGCCCGAGGGGACACATCCTCAATCTTGGGCATGGTGTGCTTGTTGGGACTCCTGAAGAATCTGTTGCCCATTTCTTTGATGTTGCAAGAAGCTTGAAGTATGAAACTTCTGGTGAAGAGTGTATGGAGGAGAAACCCACATTGATAGTTTGA
- the LOC122060562 gene encoding uncharacterized protein LOC122060562: MLVHDFSLPKTLNPSVHSFQWKTLKRLPDHHSKTFFLTQIPSRASPRNLAIQAISHKNGTHSRDVKAFAGRSKKKPGGPSTGRIEGGAELRREAKKNARKKSKRIAENLFYRLKNPSRNQADSFSEDELQMIGLGYDRMVRFMEKDDPNLRHPYDWYKYGQYGPYSWRGVVVGDPIRGRFSDECVSLIGEVRDQEEWEKIEQFDMANDFSRRLKALDRSIGFRYFWVFVRHPSWRITEQPWQQWTLIAEVVLEAGKQRLDKWNLMSRLGNKTRSLITQCAAWMRPDIIYVKRPVYQCRFEPQDDFFRCLGPLLDPSTEQNFLFELKNEYGMVELCTYFGGLCKIVKVNPKAFVDDVVKAYEKLSDEGKSKCLEFLLSNHPVHLLHPYTMEWKAKLEEMELGCDAPDEDEVAVAETEVTEWIEADDDEEGEEEEEDDEDEERDEDIVMDMEEGNDDDDDEEELGIKEESAEENEKYWDEEFKKAVRSPEAMENLVKRSVEVSTEFYKKQLKAMEEERKQEEERRNGKEGIGKEMKRLGRVKVSEEEWKYLGYGPWRKRVKKSKIPPEQFLRAAVRPFTYRNLVKEIVLTRHGILDGEIDPNG, from the coding sequence ATGCTAGTGCACGACTTCtccctacctaaaaccctaaacccttctGTTCATTCCTTCCAATGGAAAACCTTGAAACGCCTCCCTGACCATCACTCCAAAACCTTTTTTCTTACCCAGATTCCTTCAAGAGCAAGCCCAAGAAATCTCGCCATTCAAGCAATCTCCCACAAGAATGGTACTCACAGTCGAGATGTCAAAGCTTTCGCCGGTCGGAGCAAGAAGAAACCTGGAGGTCCCTCCACTGGGCGAATCGAAGGCGGCGCAGAGCTCCGGCGAGAAGCCAAGAAGAACGCTCGTAAGAAAAGCAAGAGAATTGCTGAGAACCTCTTCTACCGTCTAAAAAACCCTAGTCGTAACCAAGCTGATAGTTTCTCAGAGGATGAGCTTCAAATGATCGGTCTTGGTTATGACCGCATGGTTAGATTCATGGAGAAGGATGATCCTAATCTGCGGCATCCTTACGATTGGTACAAGTACGGCCAGTACGGTCCTTACTCGTGGCGTGGGGTTGTTGTCGGTGATCCTATCCGTGGTCGGTTCTCTGATGAGTGTGTTTCCCTGATTGGTGAAGTTAGGGATCAGGAGGAATGGGAGAAGATCGAACAGTTTGATATGGCGAACGATTTTTCTCGGAGATTGAAAGCCTTGGATAGATCAATTGGGTTCAGGTATTTCTGGGTTTTTGTTCGGCATCCCAGTTGGAGAATCACAGAACAGCCATGGCAGCAGTGGACTCTTATAGCTGAGGTTGTTCTGGAAGCCGGAAAGCAGAGATTAGACAAGTGGAACTTGATGAGCCGACTCGGAAACAAAACTAGATCTCTGATCACACAGTGCGCAGCGTGGATGCGACCAGATATCATCTACGTTAAGAGGCCAGTGTATCAGTGTAGATTCGAACCGCAAGATGATTTCTTCAGGTGTTTGGGACCTCTGCTCGATCCGAGCACCGAACAGAACTTCCTCTTCGAATTGAAAAATGAATACGGTATGGTTGAGCTGTGCACTTACTTTGGTGGGCTCTGTAAGATTGTTAAGGTGAACCCAAAGGCCTTCGTGGACGATGTGGTAAAGGCTTATGAGAAGCTGAGCGATGAGGGGAAATCGAAATGCTTGGAATTTTTGTTGTCGAACCATCCTGTCCACCTCTTGCATCCTTACACCATGGAATGGAAAGCGAAATTGGAGGAGATGGAATTGGGTTGTGATGCCCCAGATGAAGATGAAGTCGCTGTAGCTGAAACAGAGGTCACTGAGTGGATTGaagctgatgatgatgaagaaggagaagaagaagaggaggatgatgaaGACGAGGAGCGAGATGAAGATATAGTTATGGATATGGAAGAAGGGaacgacgacgatgatgatgaagaagaattgGGGATTAAAGAAGAAAGTGCAGAAGAGAATGAGAAGTACTGGGATGAAGAGTTCAAGAAGGCAGTAAGAAGCCCAGAAGCAATGGAAAATCTGGTTAAGCGAAGCGTAGAAGTGTCGACGGAGTTCTATAAGAAACAACTGAAAGCTATGGAGGAGGAAAGGAAGCAGGAAGAGGAGAggaggaatgggaaagagggaattGGGAAAGAGATGAAGAGATTGGGTAGAGTGAAGGTGAGTGAAGAAGAATGGAAGTATTTGGGTTATGGTCCATGGAGAAAGAGGGTTAAGAAGAGTAAGATCCCACCTGAGCAGTTCTTGCGAGCAGCAGTTCGTCCCTTCACATACCGAAATCTGGTAAAGGAGATAGTTTTGACCAGACATGGGATTCTGGACGGAGAGATTGATCCGAACGGCTGA
- the LOC122062138 gene encoding uroporphyrinogen decarboxylase 1, chloroplastic isoform X2, which translates to MSLPSLTSHCCSIGWSSSSLFAQLGLLPHDTEIKGYSKRKFSQKRFPRACLSSSDPLLVKAARGYPVSRPPAWMMRQAGRYMAVYRKLAEKYPSFRERSETIDLIVEISLQPWNAFHPDGVIIFSDILTPLPAFGVPFDIEEVKGPVIQSPISSEEGLKALHPIDLEKLHFVGDSLRMLRQEVGGKAAVLGFVGAPWTIATYIVEGGTTRTYTAIKSMCHTAPHVLKALLSHLTQAISDYIIFQVDSGAQCVQIFDSWGGQLPPNMWELWSRPYIEQIVDAVRKKCPETPLVLYINGNGGLLEHMQGTGVDVIGLDWTVDMADGRKRLGTGISIQGNVDPAYLFSPHSVLTDEILRVVRCAGPRGHILNLGHGVLVGTPEESVAHFFDVARSLKYETSGEECMEEKPTLIV; encoded by the exons ATGAGTCTCCCTTCTCTAACAAG CCATTGTTGCTCGATCGGTTGGAGCTCGTCGAGCTTGTTCGCGCAGCTAGGGTTACTTCCACATGACACAGAAATTAAGGGTTACTCCAAACGGAAGTTTAGTCAGAAGAGATTTCCCAGGGCGTGTTTATCTTCTTCGG ATCCACTTTTAGTCAAGGCTGCAAGAGGATATCCTGTCAGTCGGCCTCCAGCATGGATGATGCGGCAAGCAGGAAGGTATATGGCTGTTTATAGAAAGCTTGCAGAGAAATACCCATCCTTCAGGGAGAGGTCAGAGACAATTGATCTCATTGTCGAAATTTCTTTGCAGCCTTGGAATGCTTTCCATCCTGATGGGGTCATTATTTTCTCTGACATACTTACCCCTCTACCTGCATTTGGCGTTCCCTTTGACATAGAAGAAGTAAAAGGCCCTGTTATTCAGTCTCCAATTTCTTCTGAAGAGGGATTGAAAGCCTTGCATCCCATTGACTTAGAGAAACTTCATTTTGTGGGTGACTCTCTGAGAATGCTGCGCCAGGAG GTTGGGGGGAAAGCAGCAGTCCTAGGTTTCGTGGGTGCTCCGTGGACAATTGCTACATATATAGTGGAGGGGGGTACTACTCGCACGTACACAGCCATAAAAAGCATGTGCCATACAGCACCACATGTATTGAAGGCTCTTCTATCTCATCTAACACAGGCAATATCTGACTATATCATTTTTCAAGTAGATTCTGGGGCGCAGTGTGTACAAATCTTTGATTCATGGGGTGGACAGCTACCACCTAATATGTGGGAGCTTTGGTCAAGACCTTATATTGAACAG ATTGTGGATGCAGTGAGGAAGAAGTGCCCTGAAACACCACTAGTCCTCTACATCAATGGCAATGGTGGTCTTCTTGAGCACATGCAAGGAACTGGGGTTGATGTCATCGGTCTTGACTGGACGGTGGATATGGCAGATGGGAGGAAACGACTGGGTACTGGAATTTCTATACAGGGAAATGTTGACCCAGCCTACCTGTTTTCTCCACATTCTGTCTTGACAGATGAAATCCTCAG AGTTGTGAGATGCGCCGGCCCGAGGGGACACATCCTCAATCTTGGGCATGGTGTGCTTGTTGGGACTCCTGAAGAATCTGTTGCCCATTTCTTTGATGTTGCAAGAAGCTTGAAGTATGAAACTTCTGGTGAAGAGTGTATGGAGGAGAAACCCACATTGATAGTTTGA